The following proteins are co-located in the Candidatus Zymogenus saltonus genome:
- a CDS encoding D-alanine--D-alanine ligase — protein MKVGITYDLRDEYLKMGMSEEDTAEFDRVDTIEAIDNALTRLGHLTDRIGTVHNLIKRLAKGDRWDLVFNIAEGVSGFGREAQVPAVLDAFDIPYTFSGPMVLALTLHKGMTKHIVRDLNIPTPDFVVVNKPSELKKIALPLPLFVKPVAEGSSKGIYPQSKVTKKRDLMPACIRLMERFEQPVLVETYLPGREFTVGIVGTGRAARSIGVIEVLARTEGNDVYSYENKENYQELVEYRLATGKISAEAESVALEAWRGLGCRDAGRVDVKADETGIVNFLEINPLAGLNPVRSDLCIIARKVGISYEALIGEIMSSAIERMTLKAKLAKGA, from the coding sequence ATGAAAGTTGGAATTACCTATGATCTCAGAGATGAATATCTGAAAATGGGGATGTCCGAGGAAGATACGGCGGAGTTTGACCGTGTCGATACCATTGAGGCGATAGACAACGCCCTCACCCGGCTCGGCCACCTCACTGACCGCATCGGCACGGTTCACAACCTTATAAAGAGGCTGGCCAAGGGAGATAGATGGGATCTGGTCTTCAACATCGCGGAGGGGGTCTCCGGTTTCGGGAGGGAGGCTCAGGTACCCGCCGTCCTCGATGCATTTGACATACCCTATACCTTTTCGGGTCCCATGGTCTTGGCCCTCACGCTCCACAAGGGTATGACGAAACATATCGTCAGGGACCTGAATATCCCGACCCCGGACTTTGTTGTCGTCAATAAACCATCGGAGTTAAAGAAGATAGCCCTTCCCCTTCCCCTCTTCGTAAAGCCGGTGGCGGAGGGATCGAGCAAGGGGATTTACCCCCAGTCAAAGGTAACTAAAAAGCGCGACCTTATGCCTGCCTGCATCAGGCTGATGGAGCGATTTGAACAGCCCGTCCTCGTGGAAACGTACCTGCCGGGGAGGGAATTTACAGTGGGTATCGTCGGAACCGGGAGGGCGGCGCGCTCCATAGGCGTCATCGAGGTACTTGCCCGAACGGAGGGGAATGACGTTTATTCATACGAAAACAAGGAGAACTACCAGGAGCTGGTGGAATACCGTCTGGCCACAGGAAAGATCTCCGCGGAGGCGGAATCGGTCGCCCTTGAGGCATGGCGGGGCCTGGGCTGCCGGGACGCGGGCAGGGTTGACGTCAAGGCGGATGAGACCGGCATAGTGAACTTCCTGGAGATAAATCCCCTTGCAGGGCTAAATCCCGTCAGGTCCGACCTGTGCATCATTGCAAGAAAGGTCGGCATATCCTACGAAGCGCTGATAGGT